Proteins encoded together in one Desulfovibrio intestinalis window:
- a CDS encoding sirohydrochlorin cobaltochelatase yields MPRTLSHFGLRPLLFLLLLLAALSLTGTSHASGEAAPKEGILLVAFGTSVPEAQPAFKAVDAEFKKAFPGAPVVWAYTSQIIRKKLAEQGQPVGGISDGLAQLAKDGVKVVRVQSLHVLAGEEFTALERAVLLDVSKNPGRFESVFMGRPMLESKGDAQELLAAIKADTKSARGKNTALVLMGHGQSHGRADLAFEGVYAVFKSTDKNIHMATVEGARNFDDMLEGLKAAKIKHVVIAPLMLVAGDHARNDLAGDEDDSWATQLKKAGIKVDAHLKGLGETPGAAAILVRHAKESTDDLTKEPRKP; encoded by the coding sequence ATGCCACGCACCCTGTCACATTTCGGGCTTCGCCCACTACTCTTTCTCCTGCTGCTGCTCGCGGCGCTCAGCCTTACCGGCACAAGCCACGCTTCCGGTGAAGCCGCACCCAAGGAAGGCATTTTGCTGGTGGCCTTTGGAACCAGCGTTCCCGAGGCTCAGCCCGCCTTCAAGGCTGTGGATGCGGAATTCAAAAAAGCTTTCCCCGGCGCGCCTGTGGTCTGGGCCTACACTTCACAGATCATCCGTAAAAAACTGGCCGAACAGGGTCAGCCTGTGGGCGGCATCAGCGACGGCTTGGCCCAGTTGGCCAAGGACGGCGTGAAAGTTGTGCGCGTGCAGTCGCTGCACGTTTTGGCCGGTGAGGAATTCACCGCTCTGGAACGGGCCGTGCTGCTTGACGTGAGCAAAAATCCCGGCCGCTTTGAGTCCGTATTTATGGGCCGTCCCATGCTGGAATCCAAGGGCGATGCCCAGGAACTGCTGGCTGCCATCAAGGCCGACACCAAGAGCGCCCGCGGCAAAAATACCGCCCTTGTGCTTATGGGTCACGGCCAGAGCCACGGCCGCGCCGACCTGGCATTTGAAGGCGTGTACGCTGTCTTCAAGTCCACTGACAAAAATATCCATATGGCCACTGTGGAAGGGGCGCGCAATTTTGACGACATGCTTGAAGGCCTCAAGGCCGCCAAGATCAAGCATGTGGTTATCGCTCCCCTGATGCTGGTAGCTGGCGACCACGCCCGCAACGACCTTGCAGGCGACGAGGACGATTCCTGGGCCACACAGCTCAAAAAAGCAGGAATCAAGGTTGACGCCCACCTGAAAGGCCTTGGCGAAACGCCCGGCGCTGCTGCCATTCTTGTGCGCCACGCCAAGGAAAGCACTGACGACCTGACCAAAGAACCCAGAAAGCCGTAG
- a CDS encoding helix-turn-helix transcriptional regulator, whose protein sequence is MPKQSRKISPPRPAAAPRRTARGARVHSLDTEKINCRAAETQAIFANAKRMAGMVARTLGPFCEVAVHDFSDLEHSIIHIEGSLTGRNVGAPATNMVTKAWRQGGDKVQDIIAYSATTPSGQTLKSSISFLRTSEGEVIGAVCIHFDLTDLERFQGVLHALLRFENAPGKEMSEAFPSCLGETSDAIIETAIRRAGKHPATMSREEKLNFVRIMDEEGAFLIKGMVQYLAKAMRVSIYTVYNYMRQVKEDAHREVSAN, encoded by the coding sequence ATGCCCAAGCAAAGTCGCAAGATATCTCCACCGCGGCCCGCAGCCGCCCCCCGCCGCACAGCCAGAGGCGCGCGCGTTCACTCTCTGGATACTGAAAAAATCAACTGCCGCGCAGCCGAAACGCAGGCCATTTTTGCCAATGCCAAGCGAATGGCGGGCATGGTGGCGCGCACGCTGGGGCCTTTTTGCGAAGTGGCGGTACACGACTTCAGCGATCTTGAGCATTCCATCATCCATATCGAAGGCTCCCTTACCGGGCGTAATGTGGGCGCTCCTGCCACCAACATGGTTACCAAGGCGTGGCGTCAGGGCGGCGACAAGGTGCAGGACATTATAGCTTATTCCGCTACCACGCCTTCGGGGCAGACGCTCAAATCGTCCATAAGCTTTTTGCGTACCAGTGAAGGTGAAGTCATCGGAGCCGTGTGCATACACTTTGACCTCACGGATCTGGAGCGTTTTCAGGGTGTTCTGCACGCACTGCTGCGCTTTGAAAACGCCCCCGGCAAGGAAATGAGCGAGGCCTTTCCCTCCTGTTTGGGCGAAACAAGCGATGCCATCATTGAGACGGCCATTCGCAGGGCGGGCAAACACCCCGCAACCATGTCGAGAGAAGAAAAACTGAATTTTGTGCGGATAATGGATGAGGAAGGGGCCTTTCTCATCAAGGGAATGGTACAGTATCTGGCCAAGGCCATGCGGGTGTCCATCTATACCGTGTACAACTACATGCGGCAGGTCAAGGAAGATGCCCACCGCGAGGTATCAGCGAACTAG